Within the Mustela lutreola isolate mMusLut2 chromosome 2, mMusLut2.pri, whole genome shotgun sequence genome, the region GAATGGCTCTTTGAAACCATACAGCCCACTGCTGTGTGTTCCAGGTGAGAGCCACAAGTTGTTCAAAGTTCATGTGACCCCCTGGAAGTTGAAAACTTGAATCCAGGATGCTCGATTCCAAATTCAGCCTTCTTTCCATGACAAGAGGCTACATTCACATATACCCTCAGGAATCTCCTAGATTCTCTGAGAACACTGAATGCTCCAAGTCCTCCCCTAGATTGCAAGCTTTCCCGGTGAAGGGTATGACCAGAAGCTGCCGCCCCTGCTGTCCTGTCTCAAAGTGCCACAAAGCCTGAGAAGGAAATGGGACACTGGCTCCGATCACACTCCCATTGGCCTAAGTGCCCCAGGGATGCTCTTCCAGCCCCATTCAAGTACCCGACTCCTCTCTCAACATTCCAGGTAAACTCAAAGCTGTCTCCCCTGGTAGGAAGGTTGGGCCTCTTCTGTGGAGTTCAGCGTGCCTTGACTTTCAAGGGATCCCCTGGATTTCAGTTTGGCACtcactgtttttatattttggccCCAGGCTGGCCTGGCTGGGCTGCAGGACAGCTCTGTTGCTGATGGTCAGTGCAGAGCATTCGGCCACCTTGCTCTGGAGACCTTTCTTTTTGAGTTCGGAGGTCAGATTGGAGTAGTAAATATCTTCCAAAGATTTATCATTCTTTCTGAGGATGTTGCTGGCCAACCGGAAGAGGAAGATCACTCCGTAGATGCCAATGATGGTGAGAATGTACCAGGCGGCGCTGGTCCCATCTGGAAGTTTCAGGGCCCTGGTGGAGTTGGTGCTGCTCCTCCCCTCCATGTggtccctcagcagggagctgagACCAGTGCTGGCCTGGGTCTGGTTGGGGATTCCCTGAGGTGTCCACTTGGTcactgagaaacagagaaatccaGATGAGACCCAGCATCCTGGGTTCAGGGCTTCCTGGCCAAGCCAATGATCAGTGGGAAACATGGGGGAGAGGGGGTACTGCTTCAAGGGGCTCTCTCTGTTGAATGGGCAGGAGTCTAACaacacatatatagagagaggttTTGGGGAAGGACGGATActaaatatgaatatatgaaaaagtgATCTAACCATGGTATAGTGTGCAATCATGTGCATAAAAGAAGGGAGGCTGGGTATTTGCTCGAAGCccatatatgcataaaatatctGCGAGAATACACAAGAAGTCGGTACCTATAGTTGCTCTTGGGGAAGAGAATTGAAGGATGAGACGTACTTTTCACTGG harbors:
- the SMIM34 gene encoding small integral membrane protein 34 encodes the protein MELTKWTPQGIPNQTQASTGLSSLLRDHMEGRSSTNSTRALKLPDGTSAAWYILTIIGIYGVIFLFRLASNILRKNDKSLEDIYYSNLTSELKKKGLQSKVAECSALTISNRAVLQPSQASLGPKYKNSECQTEIQGIP